From Virgibacillus natechei, the proteins below share one genomic window:
- a CDS encoding SpoVR family protein encodes MKLSETKALNHAIDEITEIAAGFGLDFYPMRYEICPADIVYTFGAYGMPTRFTHWSFGKQFHKMKLHYDLGLSQIYELVINSNPCYAFLLDTNSLIQNKLIIAHVLAHSDFFKRNIRFSNTRRDMVESMTATAERIATYEQTYGKDEVERFLDAVLAIQEHIDPSIVRPKLTAYEQEDDEEEEKVSSVKTPYDDLWELDETPTDKKPKKKKKNKKFPPSPEKDLLLFVEEFSRELEDWQRDILTMMREEMQYFWPQLETKIMNEGWASYWHQKIVRELDLTSDETIEFAKLNSGVVQPSKQQINPYYLGLKMYEDIEERYNNPTKEMRELGVKPGSGREKIFEVREIESDISFIRNYLTKELVQREDMYLFEKQGREYKVSDKDYENVRDQLVSMRVNGGFPYITVADGDYLRNGELYLTHGYEGTELDLPYLENVLPYLHQLWGRQVHMETVVEGKQVVYTCNGDKVHRRQS; translated from the coding sequence ATGAAATTGTCGGAAACAAAGGCACTTAACCATGCAATTGACGAGATAACGGAAATTGCAGCTGGATTTGGACTTGATTTTTATCCGATGCGCTATGAAATATGTCCGGCCGATATTGTTTATACGTTCGGTGCATATGGCATGCCGACTCGGTTTACGCATTGGAGTTTTGGAAAACAGTTTCACAAAATGAAGTTGCATTATGACCTCGGATTGAGTCAAATATATGAGCTTGTTATTAATTCAAATCCTTGCTATGCTTTTTTACTTGATACAAATAGTCTTATCCAAAACAAGCTAATTATTGCCCACGTGCTTGCCCATAGTGACTTTTTCAAACGTAATATTCGGTTTTCCAATACAAGGCGAGACATGGTGGAGAGTATGACGGCAACTGCAGAACGAATAGCAACATATGAGCAAACATATGGAAAAGATGAAGTGGAACGTTTTTTAGATGCTGTTCTGGCTATTCAGGAACATATTGACCCATCGATTGTGAGGCCCAAGTTAACGGCCTATGAACAAGAGGATGATGAGGAGGAGGAAAAAGTTTCCAGTGTAAAAACGCCATATGATGATTTATGGGAACTAGATGAAACACCTACGGATAAAAAGCCGAAAAAGAAAAAAAAGAACAAGAAATTCCCGCCATCTCCAGAGAAAGACCTTTTATTATTTGTAGAAGAGTTCAGTCGCGAACTGGAAGATTGGCAACGTGATATCTTAACGATGATGCGAGAGGAAATGCAGTATTTCTGGCCACAGTTGGAGACGAAAATCATGAACGAAGGTTGGGCATCGTATTGGCATCAAAAAATTGTCAGGGAGCTTGATTTAACATCTGATGAAACGATCGAATTCGCAAAATTAAATTCAGGTGTTGTGCAGCCTTCCAAACAGCAAATCAATCCATACTATCTAGGATTAAAAATGTATGAAGATATTGAGGAGCGTTACAACAATCCAACGAAAGAAATGCGAGAATTAGGTGTTAAGCCAGGTTCAGGCAGGGAGAAAATATTTGAAGTGCGAGAAATCGAGTCAGACATTTCATTTATCAGAAATTATTTAACAAAAGAACTGGTGCAGCGGGAAGATATGTATTTATTTGAAAAACAAGGAAGGGAATATAAGGTTTCCGATAAAGATTATGAAAACGTAAGAGATCAGCTTGTTTCTATGCGGGTGAATGGGGGATTTCCATATATAACAGTTGCGGATGGCGATTATTTGCGGAACGGGGAGCTCTATTTAACGCATGGCTATGAAGGTACAGAACTTGATCTTCCTTATTTAGAAAACGTACTTCCCTATCTCCATCAATTATGGGGGCGCCAAGTCCATATGGAAACTGTTGTAGAGGGCAAGCAGGTCGTTTATACATGCAACGGAGATAAGGTACATCGGCGGCAATCGTAA
- the yhbH gene encoding sporulation protein YhbH produces the protein MQDKEESRNFVVSKENWSLHRKGYQDQQRHSDKVKDAIKNNLPDLVSEENIIMSNGRDVIKIPIRSLDEYKIRYNYDKSKHVGQGSGDSEVGDVVAREPDQKGQSGDGSGKEAGDQPGSDYYEQEVSLAELEKVLFNELELPNLQQKEQAEITTEHIEFNDVRKKGLMGNIDKKRTILSALKRNATDGKAKIAPIHNDDLRFKTWNDVRKPESKAVVLAMMDTSASMGNFEKYIARSFFFWMTKFLRSKYETVEIEFIAHHTEAKVVTEEAFFSKGESGGTRCSSAYYKALELIDEKYDPLRYNIYPFHFSDGENITSDNKKCLKLVDQIMDVSSMFGYGEVNGYNRPSTLMGAYKDIEDPKFRHYILKEKQDVYHAMKSFFKKQAATV, from the coding sequence ATGCAGGATAAGGAAGAAAGTAGAAATTTTGTTGTCTCCAAGGAAAACTGGTCCCTCCATCGTAAAGGTTACCAAGATCAACAGCGTCATTCAGATAAAGTAAAGGATGCTATCAAAAATAATTTACCCGATTTAGTTAGTGAAGAGAATATTATTATGTCAAACGGTCGCGATGTAATCAAAATTCCCATTCGATCACTCGATGAGTACAAAATTCGTTATAACTATGATAAATCTAAGCATGTTGGCCAAGGAAGTGGGGATAGTGAAGTAGGTGATGTCGTTGCTAGGGAACCAGATCAAAAAGGACAAAGCGGAGATGGAAGCGGCAAAGAAGCTGGCGATCAACCTGGTAGTGATTATTACGAGCAAGAGGTATCATTAGCTGAGTTAGAGAAAGTTCTATTTAATGAGTTGGAACTACCTAATTTACAGCAAAAAGAACAAGCAGAAATCACAACGGAACATATAGAATTTAATGATGTCCGCAAAAAGGGTCTAATGGGTAATATTGATAAAAAGCGAACAATTTTAAGCGCATTAAAAAGAAATGCAACAGATGGGAAAGCAAAAATAGCTCCCATTCATAATGATGATTTACGATTTAAAACGTGGAATGATGTGAGAAAACCTGAATCCAAAGCGGTTGTTCTTGCGATGATGGATACCAGTGCTTCCATGGGTAATTTTGAAAAATATATCGCCAGGAGCTTCTTTTTCTGGATGACAAAGTTCCTGCGATCCAAATACGAGACGGTGGAAATTGAATTTATTGCGCATCATACAGAAGCGAAAGTTGTAACGGAGGAAGCCTTTTTCTCAAAAGGAGAAAGCGGAGGAACAAGATGTTCATCGGCTTATTACAAAGCGCTCGAGCTAATTGATGAGAAGTATGATCCACTGCGCTATAATATCTATCCTTTTCACTTTTCAGATGGTGAGAATATAACATCTGATAATAAAAAATGTTTAAAGCTGGTTGATCAAATTATGGATGTTTCTAGCATGTTTGGCTATGGAGAGGTGAATGGATATAACCGTCCGTCCACCTTAATGGGCGCATATAAAGATATCGAAGATCCAAAATTCCGCCATTATATCCTGAAAGAAAAACAGGATGTCTACCATGCCATGAAGAGCTTTTTCAAGAAACAAGCTGCTACGGTTTAA
- a CDS encoding PrkA family serine protein kinase, whose translation MTDILNKVKNHREEEGRLKWEGTFADFIGIVKERPEVAQTAHSRVYNMIKNSGLIEKDGKKMYSFFGDDIFGLEDAIERLVEEYFHPAARRLDVRKRILLLMGPVSGGKSTIVTMLKRGLEQFSRTDEGAVYAIKGCPMHEDPLHLIPEHLRDDFYEEYGIRIEGSLSPLNAMRLEQEYGGRIEDVEVERIFFSEDRRVGIGTFTPSDPKSQDIADLTGSIDFSTIAEYGSESDPRAYRFDGELNKANRGMMEFQEMLKCDEKFLWHLLSLTQEGNFKAGRFALISADELIVAHTNETEYRSFIANKKNEALHSRIIVMPIPYNLRVSQEERIYEKMIGESDMGHVHIAPHALRAAAIFSILTRLENSKKQGIDNVKKMRMYDGENIEEFNQVDVEELKNEFPDEGMNGIDPRYVINRISSTIISKDIPSINALDVLRSLKDGLEQHPSISQEDKENYMNYISVARKEYDEIAKKEVQKAFVYSYEESAKTLMDNYLDNVEAYCNKNKLKDPLTGEELNPDEKLMRSIEEQIGISENAKKAFREEILIRISAYARKGKRFDYNSHERLREAIQSKLFADLKDVVKITTTSKTPDESQLKKVNEVIARLIDEYGYNSISANELLRYVGSLLNR comes from the coding sequence ATTACGGATATATTAAATAAAGTAAAAAACCATCGGGAAGAAGAAGGACGCTTAAAGTGGGAAGGAACATTTGCGGATTTTATAGGAATTGTGAAGGAAAGGCCAGAAGTTGCCCAAACAGCCCATTCACGCGTTTATAATATGATTAAAAACTCCGGTTTAATTGAAAAAGATGGGAAAAAAATGTACTCATTCTTTGGGGACGACATATTTGGGCTTGAAGACGCAATTGAAAGACTTGTGGAGGAATACTTTCACCCTGCCGCAAGACGACTAGATGTCCGTAAGCGAATTTTATTATTAATGGGTCCTGTTAGTGGTGGTAAATCAACCATTGTAACCATGTTAAAACGTGGCCTTGAGCAATTTTCCAGAACAGATGAAGGGGCGGTTTATGCTATTAAGGGATGCCCGATGCATGAAGATCCGCTACATCTGATTCCTGAGCATTTGCGTGATGATTTTTACGAGGAATATGGGATTCGCATCGAGGGAAGTTTGTCACCGTTGAATGCAATGCGGCTTGAGCAGGAGTATGGGGGGCGTATTGAAGATGTAGAGGTCGAACGTATTTTCTTCTCTGAAGATAGGCGTGTTGGTATTGGTACGTTTACCCCGTCTGATCCAAAATCGCAGGATATCGCTGATTTAACGGGAAGTATTGACTTTTCGACGATTGCTGAATATGGTTCTGAATCGGATCCACGTGCCTACCGATTTGATGGTGAATTGAATAAGGCGAATCGCGGGATGATGGAGTTTCAGGAAATGCTTAAATGTGATGAGAAGTTTCTTTGGCATTTATTATCATTGACGCAAGAGGGTAATTTTAAGGCGGGCAGGTTTGCGCTTATTTCCGCTGATGAACTAATTGTAGCGCATACGAATGAGACAGAGTATCGTTCGTTTATTGCAAATAAGAAGAATGAAGCACTGCATTCCAGAATTATTGTGATGCCAATTCCTTATAACCTCAGGGTCAGTCAAGAAGAGCGCATTTATGAAAAAATGATCGGGGAAAGTGATATGGGTCATGTTCATATTGCGCCACATGCACTTAGGGCAGCTGCTATTTTCTCCATTTTGACCAGGTTGGAGAATTCCAAGAAGCAAGGAATTGATAACGTCAAGAAAATGCGAATGTATGACGGGGAAAATATAGAAGAATTTAACCAGGTTGATGTAGAAGAATTAAAGAATGAATTCCCTGATGAAGGGATGAATGGGATTGATCCGCGTTATGTCATTAACAGGATTTCATCGACGATTATTAGTAAAGATATTCCTTCGATCAATGCCCTAGATGTATTACGTTCATTAAAAGATGGACTGGAGCAACATCCATCTATTTCACAGGAAGATAAGGAAAATTATATGAACTATATTTCTGTGGCACGAAAAGAGTATGATGAAATTGCGAAGAAAGAAGTTCAAAAAGCATTCGTGTATTCGTATGAGGAGTCAGCAAAAACGTTAATGGATAACTACCTTGATAATGTTGAAGCTTATTGTAATAAGAACAAATTAAAAGACCCATTAACCGGTGAGGAACTGAACCCAGACGAAAAATTGATGCGTTCGATTGAGGAGCAAATCGGGATCTCGGAAAATGCCAAGAAGGCTTTTAGAGAAGAAATTCTTATTCGTATTTCCGCCTATGCTAGAAAAGGTAAGCGTTTTGATTATAATTCGCACGAGCGCTTGCGAGAAGCAATCCAAAGTAAACTATTTGCAGATTTAAAAGATGTTGTGAAGATCACCACAACATCCAAAACACCAGACGAGTCTCAGCTTAAGAAGGTAAATGAAGTGATTGCCCGCTTAATTGATGAATATGGGTATAACTCTATTTCGGCCAACGAATTATTGCGCTATGTTGGAAGTTTACTCAATCGCTAA
- a CDS encoding alpha/beta hydrolase has translation MVRSPKHDRRLHLFKAGLVTANGVSILIGIIYVTTSNSHSMWNIFGALLLLTFLGNVLVTLAASKQHTVDFIYLILTIVSMLIIPNMNRAVSIDVTNMQSRSFLSIFLIFSLLLLGGAIAIQKLRYHARPIYLPDNEHLQKISRSKTVWKFILVGLLLIILLLGIYLSNQLLVGRSRDLVEIFFPQYSLFFGIIFLTVSILIVKIFPNSSKVIKFFVIVSGITLSAILSLPLLTTPFTYYNANSAYIEAFDSDPNDFIPEEEQKHFLQTSFSLADYFFGAASGAYRVEEDILYYEGTVGVDQGILLHFDAYMPPADQGNLPGNNAVLVRIHGGGWTAGDKGSSNGAQVNKYFANQGYVVFDVQYGLSHEQKLFEFSKVPENMVAGFTIDDMVRHLGLFTDYLAEHRTEYGANLDSVFISGGSAGGQLATAVGLGLAHGDYDYLNPALNVKGIIPIYPANGLPEVVEIEGSDELTDPSLLVTEDSPPALIYHGKHDGVVDQSVAIAFDQTYEEHGNPHSALILFPFAGHSSNGYFPGYYNQVFMYYMERFMYQFK, from the coding sequence ATGGTACGTTCCCCAAAGCATGATAGACGACTCCATTTGTTCAAAGCTGGATTAGTTACCGCTAATGGGGTCTCCATCTTAATTGGAATCATATATGTAACAACTTCCAACTCTCATAGCATGTGGAATATTTTTGGAGCACTTCTTTTATTAACCTTTTTAGGAAACGTGCTCGTGACCTTAGCAGCAAGTAAACAACATACAGTAGACTTTATCTATTTAATTCTAACCATCGTTAGCATGCTTATCATTCCGAATATGAATAGAGCGGTTTCTATTGATGTAACAAATATGCAGTCACGTAGTTTTCTTTCCATTTTCCTGATATTTTCCCTGCTCCTATTAGGTGGTGCTATAGCCATCCAAAAATTACGTTATCATGCAAGGCCAATATATTTACCTGATAACGAACATTTGCAGAAGATCAGCCGTTCAAAAACGGTGTGGAAGTTTATACTCGTGGGTTTATTATTGATCATTCTCTTACTGGGCATCTACCTTTCTAACCAGTTATTGGTTGGCAGAAGTAGAGATCTGGTTGAAATTTTCTTTCCACAGTACTCCCTGTTTTTCGGAATCATCTTTCTTACGGTAAGCATACTCATCGTAAAAATTTTCCCCAACAGTTCGAAAGTGATTAAGTTCTTTGTGATTGTTAGTGGCATTACGCTCTCGGCGATTTTAAGTTTGCCATTGTTAACGACACCATTCACTTATTACAATGCTAATTCTGCTTATATAGAGGCATTTGATTCAGATCCAAACGACTTCATACCTGAGGAGGAACAAAAACACTTCTTACAGACATCTTTTTCACTAGCCGATTACTTCTTTGGAGCTGCATCGGGAGCTTACAGGGTTGAAGAAGATATTCTTTATTACGAGGGGACGGTAGGTGTCGACCAAGGAATTTTGCTTCATTTTGATGCCTATATGCCACCTGCTGATCAAGGTAATTTACCAGGAAACAACGCTGTATTGGTGAGAATCCATGGGGGAGGCTGGACGGCTGGTGATAAAGGTTCCTCGAACGGTGCTCAGGTGAATAAATATTTTGCAAATCAGGGGTACGTTGTGTTTGACGTTCAATATGGACTGAGTCACGAACAAAAGCTTTTTGAGTTTTCCAAGGTCCCCGAAAATATGGTTGCTGGTTTCACCATTGATGACATGGTTCGCCACCTCGGACTGTTTACAGACTATTTAGCTGAACATCGTACGGAATATGGTGCAAATTTAGATTCTGTATTTATTTCCGGCGGTTCTGCAGGTGGGCAATTAGCAACTGCAGTTGGACTAGGTTTAGCACATGGGGATTATGATTACTTAAATCCAGCGTTAAATGTGAAAGGGATCATTCCCATTTACCCTGCTAATGGATTGCCAGAAGTTGTTGAAATAGAAGGGTCAGATGAGCTCACGGATCCATCCCTTTTAGTAACAGAAGACAGCCCACCTGCTTTAATCTATCACGGCAAACACGACGGGGTTGTCGATCAGTCCGTTGCAATCGCATTCGATCAAACCTATGAGGAACATGGAAACCCTCATTCAGCTTTAATACTTTTTCCTTTCGCTGGACATTCCAGTAACGGCTATTTCCCAGGCTACTATAATCAAGTATTTATGTACTATATGGAACGGTTTATGTATCAATTTAAATAG
- a CDS encoding DUF421 domain-containing protein — protein sequence MAESVYVLIRGLSAFVLMFVLTRMMGKRHITQLTYYDYIVGISIGSIAAKMTFDPHVRMSNFILAMLIWTIIPIILSKLELKSNRFRDLMEGDSVTLIKNGKILEENLKKETLTVDELMVLLRRQGFFKISDIESAILEKDGELSVMKRRELEPLTPTDVGMDVQTERPPCITVVDGNLLEKTMNDYGYTKEWLLEEVKKQGATDFSDVFLAQIDSMGNVYVDLYDDNIKSSKIKDQLLLAANIKQLQSNLVNFSLQTDNKEAKKMYNEYAKQMDQLMEDMSVYLKE from the coding sequence ATGGCCGAATCCGTATATGTTTTAATAAGAGGCTTATCCGCATTCGTATTAATGTTTGTTTTAACAAGAATGATGGGAAAAAGGCACATTACCCAACTTACCTATTATGATTATATTGTAGGAATTAGTATTGGTAGTATTGCTGCAAAAATGACATTTGATCCGCATGTTAGAATGTCTAATTTTATTTTGGCGATGCTTATCTGGACAATTATCCCGATCATTCTTTCTAAACTGGAATTAAAATCGAATCGTTTCCGGGATCTTATGGAAGGTGATTCCGTTACCCTAATAAAGAATGGAAAAATTCTTGAAGAAAATTTAAAAAAGGAAACCTTAACAGTTGATGAATTGATGGTCCTTCTTAGAAGACAAGGTTTTTTTAAGATTTCCGATATAGAGTCAGCAATCTTGGAAAAAGACGGAGAACTTTCCGTAATGAAGAGGCGTGAGCTTGAGCCATTAACGCCAACAGATGTAGGTATGGATGTCCAAACAGAACGTCCTCCTTGCATTACGGTAGTAGATGGGAATTTATTAGAAAAAACAATGAATGACTATGGCTATACAAAAGAATGGCTGTTAGAAGAGGTCAAAAAGCAAGGCGCAACGGATTTCTCCGATGTTTTTTTGGCTCAAATCGATTCAATGGGAAATGTGTATGTGGACCTTTATGATGATAACATTAAAAGTTCAAAAATAAAGGACCAGCTATTACTAGCAGCAAATATCAAACAACTTCAGTCTAATTTAGTTAATTTCTCCTTGCAAACAGATAATAAAGAAGCCAAGAAAATGTATAACGAATATGCCAAACAGATGGATCAGCTGATGGAGGATATGTCTGTATATTTAAAAGAGTAA
- a CDS encoding DUF4363 family protein has product MPFKFIMALLLLLITSTGCDLLKTEKDDLLIRSVTEIEDQIDQEEWDKAISDIHDFQELYDSRKWKLQLLGELEDYKQIELEILGLQQSLKEEDFMEAKIGVGHIKHRLNMIYNM; this is encoded by the coding sequence ATGCCATTCAAATTCATTATGGCCTTACTCCTATTATTAATTACAAGTACTGGTTGTGATTTACTTAAAACTGAAAAAGATGATTTATTAATTCGTTCCGTTACGGAGATTGAAGATCAAATCGACCAAGAAGAATGGGATAAAGCTATTTCTGATATTCATGATTTTCAAGAGCTGTATGATAGCCGTAAATGGAAATTACAACTTTTAGGGGAACTTGAGGATTATAAACAAATTGAATTAGAAATCCTTGGTCTGCAACAAAGTCTAAAGGAAGAGGATTTCATGGAAGCCAAAATTGGTGTAGGTCATATTAAACACCGGCTAAACATGATTTATAACATGTGA
- a CDS encoding phosphoglycerate dehydrogenase: MSTLTLDKVKTIKTLNHIAESGLAVFKKDDYTIDNDSDHPDAIVVRSFNMHEMEIHENVKAIARAGAGVNNIPVDTCTERGIAVFNTPGANANAVKELVITSLMASSRNLFSGVEWVKTLQGEGDQVPNLVEAGKKQLVGSEIKGKKLGVIGLGAVGALVANDALDLDMDVIGFDPFISINTAWELSRNIERAMSMEEVFAEADYITVHVPLTDDTRGMFHAETFKLMKPGVHIFNFSRDGLIHEQDMAEALESERVGKYITDFPNENVLNMKNTVPIPHLGASTKESEENCAIMATRQVKEFLETGNIKNAVNFPDASIPYTGKRRVTVFHYNVPHMVGQITTAISNNNLNIADMINRSRGDYAYTMVDIENEIDEAVVSSLEEEIKRTRDIVTVRVI; encoded by the coding sequence ATGAGCACATTAACGCTAGACAAAGTGAAAACGATCAAAACGTTAAATCATATTGCAGAAAGTGGGCTAGCTGTATTTAAAAAAGATGATTACACGATTGACAATGACAGTGACCATCCAGATGCGATTGTGGTTCGTAGTTTTAATATGCATGAGATGGAAATCCATGAAAATGTAAAGGCAATTGCACGTGCTGGAGCAGGTGTGAATAATATTCCGGTCGATACATGCACGGAACGGGGTATTGCAGTTTTTAATACGCCTGGTGCCAATGCAAATGCTGTCAAGGAACTCGTCATAACGTCATTAATGGCATCATCACGTAATTTATTTTCCGGCGTAGAATGGGTGAAAACATTACAAGGGGAAGGAGACCAAGTTCCAAATCTTGTAGAAGCAGGGAAGAAACAATTAGTAGGAAGCGAAATAAAAGGGAAAAAATTAGGTGTCATTGGTCTTGGTGCTGTTGGTGCGCTTGTAGCAAACGATGCGCTTGACCTGGATATGGATGTTATTGGATTTGATCCATTTATTTCTATAAATACAGCTTGGGAGCTGTCTCGTAACATCGAGCGGGCCATGTCGATGGAAGAGGTTTTTGCAGAGGCTGATTATATTACCGTACATGTTCCTTTAACGGATGATACGAGGGGTATGTTCCATGCGGAAACGTTTAAATTAATGAAACCTGGCGTTCATATTTTCAATTTTTCTAGAGATGGGCTTATCCATGAACAAGATATGGCCGAGGCTTTAGAAAGTGAGCGTGTTGGTAAATATATTACTGATTTTCCGAATGAGAATGTGTTGAATATGAAAAATACAGTTCCAATTCCGCATCTCGGTGCCTCCACGAAAGAATCGGAGGAAAATTGTGCGATTATGGCAACGCGCCAAGTAAAGGAATTTCTTGAAACGGGGAACATCAAAAATGCTGTGAATTTTCCGGATGCTTCTATTCCTTACACAGGGAAACGCCGGGTGACCGTTTTCCATTACAATGTTCCACATATGGTTGGACAAATTACGACTGCGATCTCGAATAACAACTTGAATATCGCGGATATGATTAACAGAAGCCGTGGAGATTACGCGTATACGATGGTTGATATTGAAAATGAAATAGATGAAGCGGTTGTTTCTAGCTTGGAGGAAGAAATTAAGCGGACCCGAGATATTGTTACTGTAAGAGTTATATAG
- the serC gene encoding 3-phosphoserine/phosphohydroxythreonine transaminase gives MKRVFNFSAGPSMLPLEVLEKAQEELVNYRNSGMSVMELSHRSGLFMDIITEAEQLLRELMGIPKEYKVLFLQGGASQQFAMIPMNLLTKSGKADYVNTGSWSQKAIKEAKKFGDIRVIASSEEANFTSIPDVDRTMIDRQADYVHITTNNTIEGTTYAKIPDTGDVPLVADMSSNILSEEIDVSKFGLIYAGAQKNIAPAGLTLVIIREDLIGHAPENCPAMLNYKTHSESGSLYNTPPTYGVYMAKLVFEWLKERGGLREMEKINREKANLLYDALEESNLFQSPVRKDSRSLMNIPFLSNSADVDAAFIKEAQARGLETLKGHRSVGGMRASIYNAMPVEGVQELVTFIKDFENKHR, from the coding sequence GTGAAAAGAGTGTTTAATTTCTCTGCGGGGCCATCTATGCTTCCGCTTGAAGTATTAGAGAAGGCTCAAGAAGAGTTAGTGAATTATAGAAATTCAGGAATGTCTGTGATGGAATTAAGTCACCGGTCAGGTTTGTTTATGGATATTATTACAGAAGCAGAACAGTTGCTGCGCGAATTAATGGGGATTCCAAAAGAGTATAAAGTACTTTTCCTTCAAGGAGGGGCATCGCAGCAATTTGCTATGATACCGATGAATCTGCTGACTAAAAGTGGAAAAGCGGACTACGTTAATACCGGATCCTGGTCACAGAAAGCGATTAAAGAAGCGAAGAAATTCGGTGATATTCGTGTCATTGCATCATCAGAAGAAGCGAACTTCACCTCTATTCCTGATGTCGACAGAACCATGATTGACAGGCAAGCGGATTATGTGCATATCACAACAAATAACACAATTGAAGGAACCACCTACGCAAAGATTCCGGATACAGGTGATGTACCACTTGTAGCAGATATGTCTTCCAATATATTATCTGAGGAAATCGATGTTTCGAAATTTGGTTTGATTTATGCTGGAGCTCAGAAGAATATCGCTCCCGCTGGCTTGACACTTGTTATTATTCGAGAAGATTTAATTGGCCATGCACCCGAAAATTGCCCCGCTATGCTTAACTATAAAACGCATAGTGAAAGTGGCTCACTGTATAATACGCCGCCTACATATGGGGTATATATGGCGAAGCTCGTATTTGAATGGTTAAAGGAACGTGGGGGCTTGCGGGAAATGGAAAAAATAAATAGGGAAAAAGCAAACCTTTTATATGATGCGCTTGAGGAATCTAACCTATTTCAATCACCAGTACGAAAAGATAGCCGTTCATTGATGAATATTCCTTTTCTTTCCAATTCTGCTGATGTAGATGCAGCTTTTATCAAGGAAGCACAAGCGAGAGGACTTGAGACATTAAAAGGCCATCGTTCTGTTGGGGGCATGCGTGCTAGCATTTATAATGCCATGCCAGTAGAAGGTGTTCAGGAGTTGGTTACATTTATAAAAGATTTTGAAAATAAACATAGATAG